From Cyprinus carpio isolate SPL01 chromosome A7, ASM1834038v1, whole genome shotgun sequence, a single genomic window includes:
- the LOC122145655 gene encoding sonic hedgehog protein A-like, protein MRFMTRVLLVSLLSLSLVVSGLACGPGRGYGRRKHPKKLTPLAYKQFIPNVAEKTLGASGRYEGKITRNSERFKELTPNYNPDIIFKDEENTGADRLMTQRCKDKLNSLAISVMNQWPGVKLRVTEGWDEDGHHFEESLHYEGRAVDITTSDRDKSKYGTLSRLAVEAGFDWVYYESKAHIHCSVKAENSVAAKSGGCFPGSALVALKDGRQKAVKDLNPGDKVLAADGNGKLVYSDFIMFTDRDSATRRVFYVIETKEPVEKITLTAAHLLFVLDNSTDDLHSMTAAFASSVRAGQKVMVVDDSGQLKSVIVERIYTEEHQGSFAPVTAHGTIVVDRILASCYAVIEDHSLAHLAFAPVRLYYDVSSVLFPKNFISQSNATLQQEGVHWYSKLLFQIGAWLLDSRMLHPLGMSVNSS, encoded by the exons ATGCGGTTTATGACGCGAGTGCTGCTGGTGTCACTTCTCAGTCTGTCCTTGGTGGTGTCCGGGCTGGCCTGCGGTCCTGGCAGAGGCTACGGCAGAAGAAAACATCCGAAGAAGCTGACACCTCTCGCCTACAAGCAGTTTATACCTAATGTCGCGGAGAAGACCTTAGGGGCCAGCGGCAGATACGAGGGCAAGATCACGCGCAATTCGGAGAGATTTAAAGAACTTACTCCAAATTACAATCCCGACATCATCTTTAAGGATGAGGAGAACACGGGCGCGGACAGACTCATGACACAG AGATGCAAAGACAAGCTGAACTCACTGGCCATCTCTGTAATGAACCAGTGGCCAGGGGTTAAACTGCGTGTGACAGAGGGCTGGGATGAGGACGGTCACCATTTTGAAGAATCACTCCACTACGAGGGAAGGGCTGTTGATATCACCACCTCTGATCGAGACAAGAGCAAATATGGGACACTCTCTCGGTTAGCTGTGGAAGCTGGATTTGACTGGGTCTATTACGAGTCCAAAGCCCACATCCATTGCTCTGTCAAAGCAG AAAATTCGGTTGCGGCGAAATCTGGAGGCTGCTTCCCAGGTTCGGCTCTGGTCGCGCTCAAAGACGGGAGACAGAAAGCCGTGAAGGACCTGAACCCAGGTGACAAGGTGCTGGCGGCGGATGGCAATGGGAAGCTCGTGTACAGCGACTTCATCATGTTCACAGACCGAGACTCCGCGACGCGACGCGTGTTTTACGTGATAGAAACGAAAGAACCCGTTGAAAAGATCACCCTCACCGCTGCTCACCTCCTTTTTGTCCTCGACAACTCAACGGATGATCTGCACTCCATGACCGCCGCGTTTGCCAGCAGTGTCAGAGCCGGACAAAAGGTGATGGTTGTTGATGATAGCGGTCAACTTAAATCTGTCATCGTGGAGCGGATATACACGGAGGAGCACCAGGGCTCGTTCGCACCAGTGACTGCTCATGGAACCATTGTGGTCGATAGAATACTGGCGTCCTGTTACGCCGTAATAGAGGACCACAGTCTCGCGCATTTGGCCTTCGCGCCCGTCAGGCTCTATTATGACGTGTCATCGGTCCTATTCCCCAAAAACTTCATCAGTCAGTCCAATGCGACTTTACAACAGGAAGGAGTCCACTGGTACTCCAAGCTCCTGTTTCAAATAGGAGCGTGGCTTTTGGACAGCCGCATGCTTCATCCTTTGGGGATGTCAGTAAACTCAAGCTGA